From one Mya arenaria isolate MELC-2E11 chromosome 4, ASM2691426v1 genomic stretch:
- the LOC128229846 gene encoding perlucin-like protein, whose amino-acid sequence MTEPSCGCRSEFEYKVLDRIIKLEQRQDQQETESRSRDNSIAGLQSAIQTEIHTSCKDGWVAFDGSCYVFGDSDLDFVSAELYCRQYGGQLVHVNSAVENAFLKAFLLKHHKQHSWIGIQDTEVEGIWKLFGTNTLAPFTDFRPGDGGDHATEDCVVFQNSATMLWIDVLCESRYRPICEIPGFK is encoded by the exons GTTCTTGACAGGATTATCAAACTCGAGCAAAGGCAAGACCAACAAGAGACAGAAAGTCGGAGCCGTGATAATTCAATTGCAGGCTTACAGAGTGCTATACAGACGG AAATCCACACTTCATGCAAGGATGGATGGGTGGCTTTCGATGGTTCCTGTTATGTGTTTGGAGACAGCGACCTTGATTTTGTATCAGCAGag CTTTACTGTCGACAATATGGAGGACAATTAGTGCACGTGAATTCAGCTGTAGAAAACGCGTTCCTGAAAGCCTTTTTGCTTAAACACCATA AACAACATTCGTGGATCGGAATTCAAGATACGGAAGTAGAGGGGATTTGGAAGCTCTTCGGCACCAACACACTGGCTCCGTTTACGG ACTTCAGACCTGGGGACGGTGGTGATCACGCCACCGAAGATTGCGTTGTGTTTCAGAACAGCGCCACTATGTTGTGGATAGATGTCCTCTGTGAATCTCGATATAGACCTATCTGTGAAATTCC CGGATTCAAGTGA